The nucleotide sequence CTTCACGTGCATCATGAGGGCTCCCACCATGAGCAGCGCCACCATCCCACCCGCGATGCGGACTGGTAGGTCGACCCAAAGTCCAATCACCAAGGCCAGGCTGGCCACGATCTTGAGACCACCCACTACATAGAAGGCGAAGTCGGGCAGACCGTAGGCCTGAAACTCCTCTCGCAACGTCTTGGCCGCCCCGCCCCGGTAGCCCGTCGCCGAGCGAGCTCGAACGAGCCATACGTTGAGAAGCCCCAGGCCGACGAGGACTTGCAGGAGGCTCAGGATCGAAAGCTTCGGCATAGGGGTTCCCCGGAAGAGGTGGTATCGTACCGCCCAATGCACTCTCAAGGAGCCGGCACGGCAAATGGTCCTACCCTATCACGTCGCCAATGCGGTCTCGGGCGCGCTATTCCTTTACTACGGACTGGCGTGCCTCTTCGCCAACGGCATGGTCGACGAGTTTGCGCGGTATGGCCTGTCACGCTTTCGGCGGGCGACAGGTGCTCTCGAGGTTCTCGGCGCTGTGGGGCTCGCCGCGGGCTACCTCTTCCCACTACTTAGTGTTCTGAGCGCTGGTGGTCTTGCACTTCTAATGGCGCTGGGACTTGCCGTCCGTGTGAAGGTGCGGGATCCGGTCGTGGAAATGCTTCCGGCAGTGTTCTTGCTCCTGGTGAACTCGTTCATTGCTATACAGGCGTTGGCAAGAACCGTCTAGCGCGAGGTCGCTGGTCGGTCACAGGGGGACTAGATAGCAAGGAATTGCTGCTGTCACGGGTTGGCGGGTAGGTGCACTTCGCTTGTGTGCGGACGGGCCGTGCAGCAGAATCGCGAGACGTTAGGTAGCTCTCATGAGCTTGGGTAGGCCGCCACGCGATGAGACCCGTTCGAGGTGAAAGGCCCGTTCGCAGTGCCAGCCCCATCGACCCTTGAAGGAATGAAGCAACACAAATGGTAGAGCAGAAGCTCCGAATGAGCTTGGTGTTGGCGATCGCGATTACCTCGCTACCCGCCCTCGCTGGCGGGGGGCAGGGCGAGGAGCCATTGGCTGAGTCGACGGAACAGCTCGACGACGGCAAACTGGTGTTTTCGAGCTTGGACGTCGATCAGACGAATCGTGGCACCGTCAACATCAACGGCTACGACCGACATTTCTCCGTCACGTTCCCCACCTCGTATGACAGTGAGGAGGCGTATCCGGTGGTTCTGTTCTTCCACGGCTGCATGTGTCGTCCCACTGTCACCGACGACCGGGTTTTGAGCTATTTGGACTGGTCGCCGAGGTTGGAACCGTATAGAGACGATTTCATCGTTGTCAGAATGTCAGCGTTTTCTGAGGGGAAACCGGAGGTTCCCCAAGCGCCTGAGGATGGTGGAGCCCGCGGTATGTGGTTCTGGCATGAAGGTTTCGAGGCAGAGCGTGACGATTTCGCGTTCCTTCACACGGTGCTCAGAGCACTACACTCGTCATCTGATATCAACATCGATCCAGACAACATCTTTGGGGTCGGTCATTCGTCCGGGGCGATCTTCTTGCTCTCGTACGTATTGGGTGGCCCGCCCGATCTGACTGACCCCGGCTTGAATGACACCTATTCATTTAAAGCCATCTCCACGACGGGAGGCCCAGGGTTTCGGCAGGGGCTTGTCGATTTCAAAGAAAACACGCCCAGCACGTTGCCATCCGTCTTCCACATCCAGGGCGAGCGGGATAGAGGGTTGTGGTTCAACGGGCAAGAAACAGGGAAACGAGGCATCAACTTCTTGGAGTTCGCCAACTTCACCCCGCCAGAGGTCGTCGATGGGTTCCTAGAGACGCCCCATGGACGCACGTACTCTGCTTGGGATGAGAACACTCCCTCGAATCCAAGCACTCTGCAACGATGGGCCGAACATCTCGATCTCGAGTATTCGGGGTACGAAGAATACTCCCAGTACTACCTCTATAATTTCCCGCCGGTAGCGACTTCAG is from Longimicrobiales bacterium and encodes:
- a CDS encoding DoxX family protein; translated protein: MPKLSILSLLQVLVGLGLLNVWLVRARSATGYRGGAAKTLREEFQAYGLPDFAFYVVGGLKIVASLALVIGLWVDLPVRIAGGMVALLMVGALMMHVKVGDPPMRSVPAALMLLMCVGIILLG
- a CDS encoding DoxX family protein; its protein translation is MVLPYHVANAVSGALFLYYGLACLFANGMVDEFARYGLSRFRRATGALEVLGAVGLAAGYLFPLLSVLSAGGLALLMALGLAVRVKVRDPVVEMLPAVFLLLVNSFIAIQALARTV